Proteins encoded within one genomic window of Bacillus thuringiensis:
- the cbpB gene encoding cyclic-di-AMP-binding protein CbpB codes for MISIPKDEFQQIFVKDLMISSEKVAHVQIGNGLEHALLVLVKSGYSAIPVLDPMYKLHGLISTAMILDGMLGLERIEFERLDEMKVEQVMKEDIPVLKLEDSFAKALEMTIDHPFICAVNEEGYFEGILTRRAILKLLNKKVRQHNR; via the coding sequence ATGATTAGTATTCCGAAAGACGAGTTTCAACAAATTTTTGTAAAAGATTTAATGATTTCATCAGAAAAAGTAGCACACGTCCAAATAGGGAATGGTTTAGAGCATGCTTTACTCGTACTTGTGAAATCTGGATATTCGGCGATACCTGTTTTGGACCCGATGTATAAATTACACGGATTAATTAGTACTGCTATGATTTTAGACGGTATGTTAGGGCTAGAGCGCATTGAGTTTGAAAGACTTGACGAAATGAAAGTAGAACAGGTGATGAAGGAGGACATTCCGGTTCTTAAGTTAGAAGATTCATTTGCAAAAGCTTTAGAAATGACAATTGATCATCCTTTTATTTGCGCTGTCAATGAAGAGGGGTATTTTGAGGGGATTTTAACACGTCGAGCTATTTTAAAATTGTTGAATAAAAAAGTAAGGCAACATAATCGATAA
- the abbA gene encoding antirepressor AbbA translates to MKREFVLTEEEESLLLDILFQQNYASEILAVELTDIENGLKKTDVMQYKKITRLFYRLKNKGY, encoded by the coding sequence ATGAAAAGGGAATTTGTATTAACGGAAGAAGAAGAAAGTTTGTTACTAGATATTTTATTTCAGCAAAATTATGCGAGTGAAATTTTAGCTGTGGAACTTACAGATATTGAGAATGGTTTAAAAAAGACAGATGTGATGCAATATAAAAAAATCACAAGGTTATTTTACAGATTAAAAAATAAAGGGTATTAA
- a CDS encoding ribonuclease H-like YkuK family protein — protein sequence MAGEHKFYNVSERHLNFDMVFTRICNFIEKDPRNLYRLSIGTDSQAHQKDTRFITAIHIHRVGKGAWGCLHHQSVKDKPATLREKIYLETQFSQEIACLFTPNHIQTIWDLLHPYAQDGAGFIMEIHLDIGNDGLTKEFILDMTAKIQAMGLTAKIKPDAYAAFSYANRYTK from the coding sequence GTGGCCGGTGAACATAAATTTTATAATGTTTCAGAGAGACATTTAAATTTTGATATGGTCTTTACCCGTATTTGTAATTTCATTGAAAAGGATCCGCGAAATTTATATCGTTTATCTATTGGGACAGACTCACAAGCGCATCAAAAGGATACGAGGTTTATTACGGCAATTCATATTCATCGCGTTGGAAAAGGAGCTTGGGGGTGTTTACACCATCAATCAGTAAAAGATAAGCCAGCAACTTTACGTGAGAAAATATATTTAGAGACGCAGTTTAGTCAAGAAATTGCATGCCTATTTACTCCAAATCATATACAAACAATATGGGATTTATTGCATCCATATGCTCAAGATGGGGCTGGTTTTATAATGGAAATTCACTTGGATATCGGAAATGATGGTTTAACAAAAGAATTTATTCTAGATATGACAGCGAAAATTCAAGCGATGGGATTAACTGCAAAGATTAAACCGGATGCTTATGCTGCGTTTAGTTATGCAAATCGTTATACGAAATAA
- a CDS encoding YkuJ family protein yields MSLLQGILTRLVSLQEQAESGEVAQRYFEVNGERKCSVKFFDKSEMYELEVYQQGEKPQVYQFDNIDMVAIEIYDIIS; encoded by the coding sequence ATGTCTCTACTCCAAGGAATTTTAACTCGACTTGTTAGTCTACAAGAACAAGCTGAAAGCGGTGAAGTAGCACAACGCTATTTTGAAGTGAACGGTGAGCGCAAATGTAGCGTGAAATTTTTCGATAAAAGTGAAATGTATGAGTTAGAAGTGTATCAACAAGGTGAAAAACCTCAAGTGTATCAATTCGATAATATCGATATGGTTGCAATTGAGATTTACGATATCATTTCTTGA
- a CDS encoding glutaredoxin family protein → MKKIEVYTQPDCPPCVIVKEFLKHNNVVYEEFDVKKDAAARNRLLYDYDSYSTPTVVIDGEVVAGFQIEKLQQLLNIE, encoded by the coding sequence ATGAAAAAAATTGAGGTTTACACACAACCTGATTGTCCGCCATGTGTCATTGTGAAAGAATTTTTAAAGCATAATAACGTTGTATATGAAGAATTTGACGTAAAAAAAGACGCCGCTGCACGCAATCGTCTTTTATATGACTATGATTCTTATTCAACTCCAACAGTTGTAATTGATGGCGAAGTTGTTGCTGGTTTTCAAATTGAAAAATTACAACAGCTACTCAATATAGAATAG
- a CDS encoding DUF3993 domain-containing protein, translating to MRKYGIWLVLFVCVAFLVGYSVTTVLGKEEVKVDRKEVFTTIQNGYETQFSIRGKHLPMNKMIETLSPYFTENFLQVFTDENSRSDKQSGEYLLPAKEAPFSFNSETKMSYDEEHKILYVYERAKSGQYQIVTLQRDQGKWKLAGYHESQELLTEIKRLQQL from the coding sequence ATGAGGAAATATGGAATATGGTTAGTTCTATTTGTATGCGTTGCCTTTCTAGTTGGTTATAGTGTTACAACTGTTTTAGGAAAAGAGGAAGTGAAGGTTGATCGGAAAGAAGTGTTTACAACGATACAAAATGGCTATGAAACCCAATTTTCAATTCGTGGGAAGCATTTGCCGATGAATAAGATGATAGAAACGTTATCACCGTATTTTACAGAGAATTTCCTTCAAGTATTTACAGATGAAAATAGTAGAAGTGATAAACAAAGTGGTGAATATTTACTTCCAGCAAAAGAAGCTCCGTTTTCTTTTAATTCAGAAACGAAAATGTCATATGATGAAGAGCATAAAATTTTATATGTATATGAGCGGGCGAAAAGTGGACAATATCAAATTGTAACATTGCAAAGAGATCAAGGGAAATGGAAGTTGGCCGGATATCATGAAAGCCAAGAACTTTTAACTGAAATAAAAAGATTACAACAATTATAA
- a CDS encoding EAL-associated domain-containing protein, with amino-acid sequence MIDALDVMSNLDKVLPYYQAIFSADEHTVIGYEVVGRIQTEEGIQSLASFFHDDSIPSEFQLEADNIIVEKALNRYLESDQKLLLFIHRNANVLMNDDDESLLQLLLMYEEQGLNLKHIVLEITEHECKEDIEQFNHLLMYYRTYGIQISINKVGTGTSNLERISVLAPDILKVDLTNLRQTALLQSYQDILYSLSLLARRIGATLLYEEIDAFYQLQYAWKNGGRYYQGNYLKECLPDFIETNVLKERLGNECHQFIQHEKKKLQKIYNLTEMLRDRIGDVLAKQKKNEDINDWLLQFSQSVSQCSFRIFICNEDGFQQSGNVMKKDGEWIVMPEYYMKNWSWRPYFLENIMKMRFENKARLSDLYADIETGEMVRTFSFPIDDENFLFIDLSYEYLYEEDVLF; translated from the coding sequence TTGATAGATGCATTAGATGTAATGAGTAACTTGGATAAAGTCCTTCCTTATTATCAAGCTATTTTTAGTGCTGATGAGCATACTGTAATTGGATATGAAGTAGTAGGACGTATTCAAACAGAAGAGGGCATACAAAGTTTAGCTTCTTTCTTTCATGATGATTCTATTCCGAGTGAGTTTCAACTGGAAGCGGATAACATTATAGTAGAAAAAGCTTTAAATCGTTATTTAGAAAGTGATCAAAAACTATTATTATTTATACATCGGAATGCTAACGTATTAATGAACGATGATGATGAAAGTTTGCTTCAACTTTTATTGATGTATGAAGAGCAAGGTTTAAATTTGAAACACATTGTTTTAGAGATTACAGAACATGAATGTAAAGAAGATATAGAGCAATTTAATCATTTACTTATGTATTATCGTACATATGGTATTCAAATTTCGATTAATAAAGTTGGAACGGGTACAAGTAATTTAGAACGTATTAGCGTATTAGCACCGGATATTTTAAAAGTAGATTTAACAAACTTAAGGCAAACTGCACTTTTACAATCTTATCAAGATATTTTATATTCTTTATCATTACTTGCTAGAAGAATTGGTGCGACATTGTTATATGAAGAAATAGATGCTTTTTATCAACTACAATATGCTTGGAAAAACGGTGGTAGATACTATCAAGGGAATTATTTGAAAGAATGCTTGCCTGATTTTATTGAAACGAACGTTTTGAAAGAACGACTTGGTAATGAGTGTCATCAATTTATTCAACATGAGAAGAAGAAGTTACAAAAAATTTATAATTTAACAGAAATGTTACGTGATCGAATTGGTGATGTTCTAGCCAAACAGAAAAAGAATGAAGATATAAACGATTGGTTATTACAATTTAGCCAAAGTGTATCACAGTGTAGTTTTCGCATATTTATTTGTAACGAAGATGGTTTCCAACAATCAGGAAATGTTATGAAAAAAGATGGGGAATGGATTGTGATGCCTGAGTATTATATGAAGAATTGGAGTTGGCGTCCGTATTTTCTAGAAAATATTATGAAAATGCGTTTTGAGAATAAGGCAAGACTATCAGATTTATATGCTGATATTGAAACTGGTGAGATGGTACGAACATTTTCTTTCCCAATAGATGATGAAAACTTTTTATTTATAGATTTATCGTATGAATATTTATATGAAGAAGATGTTTTATTTTAA